From Sphingomonas nostoxanthinifaciens, a single genomic window includes:
- a CDS encoding APC family permease, translated as MAQPNLFSAFLRCKPVTEFVGGGGEGAALSRRIGLFQLTMLGVGATIGTGIFVALTTAVPEAGPAVSLSFVLAGITAALTALCYAELASAVPAAGSSYSYAYATLGELAAFLIGACLLLEYGVSASAIAVGWGQYLNELFALTVGWQMPTALANPPGAGGIVNVPAAVLVGLCTILLLRGARESTTANAVLVVAKLAVLALFVVIALAHFRAANFHPFAPKGLAGIGSAASSIFFSYIGIDAVSTAGEEVDDPRRTLPRAIILSLLIVTGAYILVAVAAIGAQPWTAFAGQEAGLAVILHTLTGAAWPAVLLSLGAIASIFSVTLVVLYGQTRILYAMSRDGLLPAFFRRIDPVSHVPRQNTLVVAAAVALLAALVPLDVLVNLTSMGTLIAFATVSIGVMILRRTRPDLPRGYRVPLYPALPIASALFCLYLIAGLPADTYALFALWLAGAAAIYLGYSVHRSHLARPAG; from the coding sequence ATGGCGCAACCGAACCTGTTCTCCGCCTTCCTTCGCTGCAAGCCGGTGACCGAGTTCGTCGGCGGCGGTGGCGAAGGCGCGGCGCTATCGCGGCGGATCGGCCTGTTCCAGCTGACGATGCTGGGGGTCGGCGCGACGATCGGCACCGGCATCTTCGTCGCGCTGACCACCGCCGTGCCCGAGGCGGGGCCGGCGGTGAGCCTGTCGTTCGTGCTGGCCGGCATCACCGCCGCGCTGACCGCGCTCTGCTATGCCGAATTGGCCTCGGCGGTCCCGGCGGCCGGCTCGTCCTATTCCTATGCCTATGCGACGCTGGGCGAGCTGGCGGCCTTCCTGATCGGCGCGTGCCTGCTGCTGGAATATGGCGTGTCGGCATCCGCCATCGCGGTCGGCTGGGGCCAGTATCTCAACGAATTGTTCGCGCTGACCGTCGGCTGGCAGATGCCCACCGCGCTCGCCAATCCGCCCGGCGCGGGCGGGATCGTCAACGTGCCGGCGGCGGTGCTGGTCGGGCTGTGCACGATCCTGCTGCTGCGCGGTGCGCGCGAATCGACCACCGCCAATGCCGTGCTGGTGGTCGCGAAGCTGGCCGTGCTGGCGTTGTTCGTGGTGATCGCGCTGGCGCACTTCCGCGCGGCCAACTTCCACCCGTTCGCGCCGAAGGGGCTGGCCGGGATCGGCTCGGCCGCCTCGTCGATCTTCTTCTCCTATATCGGCATCGACGCCGTCTCGACCGCGGGCGAGGAGGTCGACGATCCGCGCCGCACGCTGCCGCGCGCGATCATCCTGTCGCTGTTGATCGTCACCGGCGCCTACATCCTCGTCGCGGTTGCCGCCATCGGCGCGCAGCCGTGGACGGCGTTTGCGGGGCAGGAGGCGGGGCTGGCGGTGATCCTCCACACGCTCACCGGCGCGGCCTGGCCGGCGGTGCTGCTGTCGCTGGGTGCGATCGCCTCGATCTTCAGCGTGACGTTGGTAGTGCTCTACGGCCAGACGCGCATCCTCTACGCGATGAGCCGCGACGGCCTGCTGCCCGCCTTCTTCCGCCGGATCGATCCGGTGAGCCATGTGCCGCGCCAGAACACGCTGGTGGTGGCGGCGGCCGTCGCGCTGCTGGCGGCTTTGGTGCCGCTCGACGTGCTGGTGAACCTCACCAGCATGGGCACGCTGATCGCGTTCGCGACGGTGTCGATCGGCGTGATGATCCTGCGTCGCACCCGGCCCGATCTGCCGCGCGGCTATCGCGTGCCGCTCTACCCCGCGCTGCCGATCGCGAGCGCCCTGTTCTGCCTCTACCTGATCGCCGGGCTGCCGGCGGACACCTACGCGCTGTTCGCCCTATGGCTGGCGGGGGCGGCGGCGATCTATCTCGGCTATTCGGTGCACCGCTCGCATCTGGCGCGCCCGGCTGGCTGA
- a CDS encoding DUF885 domain-containing protein, whose protein sequence is MDRRTFTFGAAALAAAGTRAVAAPVANGPDGALQALLLRQFDDYVALTPEFAAGIDKDGRYAAARLRLDDRSQAGKDQQAAIARRWLAELRAFDRSRLSPAMQRDYDIAAFTYENYADLMGRYGFVDMNLRPNPYVVNQMAGAYYWEPEFFSRARMQSPADVDAYLARLTALPAAFDQETARIRGDAARGVIPPDFILARTIVQIAALRDTPAAQSILLREPLAGAKAKGLALDPARAIQLWDGPIRAALDRQVAALKALQPRAKSAAGVWAQPDGEAWYAAALRSNTTTPMPPEEMHRLGLAIVDEITVELEKMLAAQGMTGGALKDRLHALDMDPRMRVPDDDAGRALVLANAHADLEKIFPLLPRAFRSQPAHDIDVRRVPPNIEAGSPGAFYNGGAADGSRPGVISINLQHPQEWPAWRLPTLIHHEGLPGHHLQISIFKSVAARQPAYKQLARFSAYSEGWGLYGQRVADEIGVFEGDPLGRIGYLQSMLWRATRIVVDTGLHHKRWGRRQAVDWMVDHSGEQVTSTEREIDRYCVLPGQACAFMYGQSRIFAARERVRQRLGARFDVGAYHDLVILAGAMPMPVLEAMVDAWDGTPVA, encoded by the coding sequence ATGGATCGCAGAACCTTCACCTTCGGCGCGGCGGCACTGGCGGCCGCCGGCACACGCGCAGTCGCCGCCCCTGTAGCGAATGGGCCGGACGGGGCGCTCCAGGCGCTGCTGCTGCGCCAATTCGACGATTATGTCGCGCTGACGCCGGAGTTCGCCGCGGGGATCGACAAGGATGGCCGCTACGCCGCGGCACGCCTCCGGCTCGACGATCGCTCGCAGGCGGGCAAGGATCAGCAGGCGGCGATCGCACGACGCTGGCTCGCCGAGCTGCGCGCGTTCGATCGATCGCGGCTGAGCCCGGCGATGCAGCGCGATTACGATATCGCCGCCTTCACCTACGAAAATTATGCCGATCTGATGGGCCGCTACGGCTTCGTCGACATGAATTTGCGGCCCAACCCCTATGTCGTGAACCAGATGGCCGGCGCTTATTATTGGGAGCCGGAATTCTTCAGCCGCGCGCGCATGCAGAGCCCGGCCGACGTCGATGCCTATCTTGCGCGGCTGACAGCCTTGCCGGCGGCGTTCGATCAGGAGACCGCCCGCATCCGTGGCGATGCCGCGCGCGGCGTGATCCCGCCCGACTTCATCCTCGCGCGCACGATCGTGCAGATCGCGGCGCTGCGCGACACGCCCGCCGCGCAGTCGATCCTGCTGCGCGAGCCGCTCGCGGGGGCCAAGGCCAAGGGCCTCGCGCTCGATCCCGCCCGTGCGATCCAGCTGTGGGACGGGCCGATCCGCGCCGCGCTCGACCGGCAGGTCGCTGCGCTCAAGGCGCTGCAGCCGCGCGCCAAATCCGCGGCGGGCGTGTGGGCGCAGCCCGACGGCGAGGCATGGTATGCCGCCGCGCTGCGTTCCAACACCACCACGCCGATGCCGCCCGAGGAGATGCACCGGCTGGGCCTCGCCATCGTCGACGAGATCACCGTCGAGCTGGAGAAGATGCTGGCGGCGCAGGGCATGACCGGCGGCGCGCTCAAGGATCGCCTCCACGCGCTCGACATGGATCCACGGATGCGCGTGCCCGACGACGATGCCGGCCGCGCGCTGGTGCTCGCCAACGCCCATGCCGATCTCGAAAAGATCTTCCCGCTGCTGCCGCGCGCCTTCCGCAGCCAGCCCGCGCACGACATCGACGTTCGGCGCGTACCGCCCAACATCGAGGCGGGCTCGCCCGGTGCTTTTTATAATGGCGGGGCTGCGGACGGATCGCGGCCGGGCGTCATCTCGATCAACCTGCAGCATCCGCAGGAATGGCCCGCCTGGCGCCTGCCGACCTTGATCCATCACGAGGGCCTGCCCGGACACCATCTGCAGATCTCGATCTTCAAGAGCGTCGCCGCGCGCCAGCCGGCCTATAAGCAGCTTGCCCGCTTCTCGGCTTATTCGGAAGGCTGGGGGCTCTACGGCCAGCGCGTCGCCGACGAGATCGGCGTCTTCGAGGGCGATCCGCTCGGCCGCATCGGCTATCTCCAGTCGATGCTGTGGCGTGCGACCCGGATCGTGGTCGATACGGGCCTACACCACAAACGCTGGGGCCGCCGGCAGGCGGTCGACTGGATGGTCGATCATTCGGGCGAGCAGGTGACCTCGACCGAGCGCGAGATTGATCGCTACTGCGTGCTGCCGGGGCAGGCCTGCGCCTTCATGTATGGTCAGTCGCGCATCTTCGCCGCGCGCGAGCGGGTGCGGCAGCGCCTGGGCGCGAGGTTCGACGTCGGCGCGTACCACGATCTCGTGATCCTCGCCGGCGCGATGCCGATGCCGGTGCTGGAGGCGATGGTCGACGCGTGGGACGGGACGCCGGTCGCCTGA
- a CDS encoding M28 family peptidase, producing the protein MFALPLLAAAAASLISPDRIKADDKVLSSDAFAGRGPGEVGERQTTAFLTRQFAAAGLKPGGANGGWLQDVPMVRLDRAPGATMAIAFGGTTHPLALGTQATLGLHNAGRTTLTDAPLVFAGFGVVDAKRGWDAYRGIDMSGKVAVVLANDPDFEGGRDLGFEGRRLVYAGRIGAKFEAAAKAGAIAVLVIHEDAAASYPFFQVGSGDAVPSAVLAPLLPTGLKATGWLAGDVAAALLQQQGLTLDALKQRARDPAFHAFPLPGASLSLDGTLIATPFISHNVIARLPGASRPDGYVIYGAHWDANGTNGPDATGDAIRNGAIDNGAGTAELLEVARAFAHGPRPARTVVFAAWTAEEKGLLGSEYYAAHPLYPLERTALALNLDPHLVLPAARDLELIGGGRTPLEAELTRVAAANKLRVVPEPFPEAGWYFRSDHYSFAKRGVPTVAFRAGRDLIDGGHAKGDAIVARYNHDCYHQPCDQFDPRWTFAGTAQEATVAYQLGREVADSATWPDWNADSEYQPLRATSAAARSR; encoded by the coding sequence ATGTTCGCACTCCCCCTCCTCGCTGCTGCCGCCGCCAGCCTGATCTCGCCCGATCGCATCAAGGCCGACGACAAGGTCCTCTCGTCCGACGCCTTCGCCGGGCGCGGGCCAGGCGAGGTCGGCGAACGGCAGACGACCGCATTCCTGACGCGCCAGTTCGCCGCTGCCGGCCTCAAGCCCGGCGGGGCCAATGGCGGCTGGCTGCAGGACGTGCCGATGGTACGGCTGGACCGCGCGCCCGGCGCGACGATGGCCATCGCGTTCGGCGGCACAACGCACCCGCTGGCGCTGGGCACGCAGGCGACGCTCGGGCTGCACAATGCCGGTCGCACGACGCTCACCGATGCGCCTCTGGTCTTCGCGGGCTTCGGCGTGGTCGATGCCAAGCGCGGCTGGGATGCCTATCGCGGCATCGACATGTCCGGCAAGGTCGCGGTCGTACTCGCCAACGATCCCGATTTCGAGGGCGGGCGCGATCTCGGCTTCGAGGGCCGACGGCTGGTCTATGCCGGCCGGATCGGCGCGAAGTTCGAGGCGGCGGCGAAGGCTGGTGCGATCGCCGTCCTCGTGATCCATGAGGATGCCGCAGCGAGCTACCCCTTCTTCCAGGTCGGCAGCGGCGATGCGGTGCCGTCGGCGGTGCTGGCGCCGCTGCTACCCACCGGGCTCAAGGCGACCGGCTGGCTCGCGGGCGACGTGGCGGCGGCGCTGTTGCAGCAGCAGGGCCTGACGCTCGACGCACTCAAGCAGCGCGCGCGCGATCCCGCGTTCCACGCATTCCCGCTCCCGGGCGCGAGCCTGTCGCTCGACGGCACGCTGATCGCGACACCGTTTATCAGTCACAACGTGATCGCGCGCCTGCCCGGCGCGTCGCGGCCGGACGGTTATGTGATCTACGGCGCGCATTGGGACGCGAACGGCACCAACGGGCCCGATGCGACCGGCGACGCGATCCGCAACGGCGCGATCGACAATGGCGCGGGCACCGCCGAGCTGCTGGAGGTGGCGCGCGCCTTTGCCCACGGCCCGCGCCCGGCGCGGACGGTCGTGTTCGCCGCATGGACCGCCGAGGAGAAGGGGCTGCTCGGCTCCGAATATTATGCCGCCCACCCGCTCTATCCGCTGGAGCGCACCGCGCTGGCGCTCAACCTCGACCCGCATCTGGTGCTGCCCGCCGCGCGCGATCTGGAGCTGATCGGCGGCGGCCGCACGCCGCTGGAGGCGGAGCTGACGCGGGTGGCGGCGGCGAACAAGCTGCGCGTGGTGCCCGAGCCGTTCCCGGAGGCGGGCTGGTATTTCCGCTCGGATCATTATTCGTTCGCCAAGCGCGGCGTGCCGACGGTGGCGTTCCGCGCCGGGCGCGACCTGATCGACGGCGGCCATGCCAAGGGCGACGCGATCGTCGCGCGCTACAATCATGATTGCTACCACCAGCCGTGCGATCAGTTCGATCCGCGCTGGACCTTCGCCGGCACCGCGCAGGAGGCGACGGTCGCCTACCAGCTCGGCCGCGAGGTCGCGGACAGCGCCACGTGGCCCGACTGGAATGCCGACAGCGAATACCAGCCGCTGCGCGCGACGAGCGCAGCCGCGCGGAGCCGCTAA
- a CDS encoding DUF3775 domain-containing protein: protein MDLLTPLETICRLMVRARELEAQVPSIETDEEEDPTDSDDEFAVLEDDANEATEQEIVALLDDLGDDQVQEILALAWVGRGTYDASEWSDALEAAADPDSEDPAEQLLDMPTLAGYLDAGLAAFDLSCEGIGQID, encoded by the coding sequence ATGGACCTATTGACCCCGCTGGAGACGATCTGTCGCCTGATGGTGCGTGCGCGCGAGCTGGAGGCGCAGGTGCCGTCGATCGAGACCGACGAAGAGGAGGATCCCACCGATTCGGACGACGAGTTCGCCGTTCTGGAGGATGATGCGAACGAGGCGACCGAGCAGGAGATCGTGGCGCTGCTCGACGACCTGGGCGACGATCAGGTGCAGGAGATCCTCGCGCTCGCATGGGTCGGCCGTGGCACCTACGATGCCAGCGAATGGAGCGATGCGCTCGAGGCGGCGGCCGATCCGGATTCGGAGGATCCGGCCGAGCAACTGCTCGATATGCCGACGCTTGCCGGCTATCTGGACGCCGGGCTCGCCGCGTTCGACCTGAGCTGCGAGGGCATCGGCCAGATCGACTGA
- a CDS encoding IS5 family transposase (programmed frameshift) — MSRYDLTDFEWRVIEPLLPNKPRGVPRVDDRRVLNGIFWVLRSGAPWRDLPERYGPRTTCYNRFVRWRKAGVWDRMMDAITAAHDGNIQMIDSTSVRAHQQAATGKKGDPDHCLGRSRGGLTTKIHAVVDAQGLPIRLGLTAGQAHDSPAAYHLLDRLGPRTIVLADKAYDADGIRGLIEAQGAVPNIPAKSNRKWKPCFSKQLYRERNLVERFFSKLKHFRRIATRYDKLAANFLAMVQLASMRLWLRAYESTA; from the exons ATGAGCCGATATGATCTGACAGACTTCGAGTGGCGAGTGATCGAGCCGCTGCTGCCCAACAAACCGCGAGGCGTGCCGCGCGTAGATGACCGGCGCGTGCTAAATGGCATCTTCTGGGTGCTGCGATCCGGTGCGCCGTGGCGTGACCTGCCCGAGCGCTACGGCCCTCGCACGACTTGCTACAACCGCTTCGTGCGATGGCGGAAGGCGGGCGTGTGGGATCGAATGATGGACGCCATCACCGCCGCACATGACGGCAACATCCAGATGATCGACAGCACCTCCGTTCGCGCCCACCAGCAGGCCGCGACGG GCAAAAAGGGGGATCCAGATCATTGTCTCGGTCGCTCACGGGGCGGCCTCACGACCAAAATCCACGCAGTCGTCGACGCGCAAGGGCTCCCAATCCGGCTCGGCCTGACCGCCGGGCAGGCGCATGACAGCCCCGCCGCGTATCACCTGCTCGACCGTCTCGGTCCGCGAACCATCGTACTCGCGGACAAAGCTTATGATGCCGATGGCATCCGCGGCCTTATCGAGGCCCAAGGCGCAGTGCCCAACATCCCGGCCAAATCCAATCGCAAATGGAAACCATGCTTCAGCAAGCAGCTCTATCGCGAGCGCAATCTGGTCGAGCGCTTCTTCAGCAAACTGAAGCACTTCCGGCGCATCGCCACTCGTTACGACAAGCTCGCCGCAAACTTCCTCGCTATGGTTCAGCTCGCTTCAATGCGACTGTGGCTACGCGCTTATGAGTCTACGGCCTAG
- a CDS encoding GDSL-type esterase/lipase family protein, translated as MALANLFPWSRYRDDQPRTVFIGDSITAFWSAVAPRWFRPGWINKGVSGDTTAQMLARFSADVLAARPRVVHIMGGTNDLWRGMPGAGAATSIANIGAMIQLARANRIAVVLAAPPPIGAQAEQMFEYPDFFPALRDGIERHARAFGVIHVDYARALARSGALKRQYTTDGIHLTSAGYRAMRGHAEAAIRKAAAATQSA; from the coding sequence ATGGCTCTGGCAAACCTATTCCCGTGGTCGAGATATCGCGACGACCAACCTCGAACGGTTTTCATCGGCGACTCGATCACCGCATTCTGGAGCGCCGTCGCCCCCCGCTGGTTTCGACCCGGCTGGATCAACAAAGGCGTTTCGGGCGACACCACGGCGCAGATGCTCGCGCGCTTTTCGGCCGATGTTCTGGCCGCGCGACCGCGAGTGGTGCACATCATGGGCGGAACGAACGACCTCTGGCGTGGAATGCCAGGTGCCGGCGCCGCCACGTCGATCGCGAATATCGGGGCGATGATCCAGCTAGCACGGGCGAACCGTATCGCCGTGGTGCTCGCTGCGCCGCCGCCGATCGGTGCCCAGGCCGAGCAGATGTTCGAATATCCTGATTTCTTTCCTGCGTTGCGGGACGGGATCGAGAGGCATGCTCGTGCCTTCGGCGTGATCCATGTAGATTATGCCCGCGCGCTGGCGCGTTCCGGCGCGTTGAAACGCCAATACACCACCGACGGGATTCACCTCACGTCGGCAGGCTATCGCGCGATGCGGGGGCACGCTGAGGCGGCCATACGGAAGGCCGCAGCAGCAACGCAGTCCGCATGA